The Candidatus Poribacteria bacterium DNA window CAGAAAATGCTAAAACAATTACAACCGAAATCACACAGAATCGTGATTCTTGCTGAGGGTTCGTTCGGCATCCTCGAATCGAAAACCGCTACGGTCTTAGTCCGTTATCTCCCTGAGAACGTCGTTGCAGTTATCGACAGTGAGAACGCGGGACGAGATACCAGCGAGATTATCGAGATTGGGGAAGGTATCCCTGTTGTCCGGGATCTCGCCGAGGCGATGCAATTTGCACCGACACTGCTGGCTATCGGCATTGCGCCCCCGGGGGGCGAGTTGCCGCACGCTTGGCGCGCGGTCCTCCATGAAGCGATACACAATCGACTCCATATAATGAGTGGTTTGCATCAATTCCTGTGTGAGGATGGGGAACTCTCGGAACTCGCAGCGGCACACGATGTCCTGTTATGGGATGCCCGAAAACCGCCTGCAGATCTACCCGTTGCGACGTGCAAAGCCGATGCTGTCGATGCCACAGTCATCCTAACTGTGGGCTCAGATTGCCGAGTCGGTAAAATGCTATCTGGCATAGAGGTTACGCGTTCGGCACGTGCGCGCGGTTTGGATGCCGAATTCTGTCCAACCGGTCAAAATGGGATTATGGTATGGGGTTGGGGTATTGCGATCGATGCCGTTGTCTCTGATTTTACCGCTGGTGCCGCGGAGCAGATCGTGCTTGAAGGCGCGAAAGACCACTCACTCCTTATCGTTGAAGGACAGGGGTCACTTGTTCATCCCGGGTATTCCGGCGTGACGTTAAGCCTACTCCACGGGAGTCTACCAGATGCGATGATATTCTGCCATCAGCCCTCGCGAGATAAGGTTGCCCGGTATACAGTGCCGTTGCCATCCGTCCCTGAAATGATAGCGCAATATGAAGCGATGGCGGCACCGATAAAGCCTGCCAAAGTGATCGGATTGGCGTTGAATTGCTTCGATCTGTCTGATACTGAAGCACGTGATGCGGTTCGTCAAGCGGAGGCAGAGACAGGATTACCTGCAACGGATGTCGTGCGGTTCGGTGCGGATAAATTGGTTGACGCTGTTCAGGCATTCCATACAGAAAAATAAAAACACTAACACCGTAAAACTAAAGGAGAGGCAAAACCTATGACTGACGAAGAAAAATTTCGATTCGATTTGAGCGGATTCCTCGTCCGTCCCGCGATCCTTGAACGCGACGAAGTGGAAGCGATTGTTGAACAGATTGAACGGATACATCACGAGCCAGAGTCTTTACCGCCAGAGCACCGCGCCGTGCCAGGTGGTCCGGCGAATGTCCTCATCGACCATCCGAAGGTGCTTGATGTCTTGCATGAAATCATCGGACCTGATGTTCGGTTAGAAAACTGCTCCTCTGTCTGGCGTGAAAAAGGGCAGGAACACGGGGGGCTTCACGGTGGCGGACCGCAACAAGGCGACCCGATCTTCGGGTATCGGTTCAATAACGGACGGATCCATGCAGGAATGGTGCGCGTCGTCTTTGAACTCACAGATGTCACCAAAAAGGACGGTGCCACGCATTTCATCGCGGGGAGTCATAAGTCTAACTTCCCGATGCATTCCGATCACATGTCGTTAGAAGAGGGAAAACGGAGTCCGTTCCTGATGTCGTATGAATGCCCGGCAGGCAGTGCGATCTTCTTTACAGAAAATCTGTGTCATGCGGGTCCTGTTTGGCAACGGGAAGCACCACGTGTGGCAGTTCTAAATGCCTACGCGCATCTCGCAACCCACTGGCATCGGTTGAAGACTCCGCCCGAAGTACTCTCCGCCTTACCGCGCGAAAAGCAGGCATACTTCCGTGAACCGTGGGTTGCCGACTTCCGCACGAGTCCAGCAACGATCAACACGATCGATCGGTTTTTGAACAACGACGAACCACCCGTCAATACCGATACCAAGCCGTGACATAGAATGGCAATGGCGAGGTGTGGAACCTCGCCATCGATCACAGTTACGCGGTTTGGGCGGCGTTTAATCCGCCTGTTGCTAACCTTTTAAGAATTAAAAATCCAAAGAGGCGAGGATACAATCTTCGCCAGCGGCGGGGACGGTTGTTTCGCTAAGGAACTGTCTACATATTTTTCGACTTTACTATAAATCACGGCACCACCGGCACAGTAATCTCACCAGCGATGATGCCTGCTTTCAGTGCGTCGACTTTTTCGAGGAGTCCCTCAGAAAGCAGATCCTCATTGCCTTCACCCAGCAGATAACCGACATTGTCCTCAGCGAGACCGAGAGAGCGAACACCCGCCATTAAATCACCAGCGGCGAATTCCTTGATAACATTATATACGGAGTCATCGATTCCGACGCGCAGCCCTGATAGGACGACACCAGGCGCGACATCAGTAATATCAATGTAGTTCCATATTACATACCTGCCCTCTGCGAGTTTCGCGGCTTCAACAGCACCAAACCCTGACTGATCTGCCATCGTGTAGATTACATCAACACCAAGCCCATATTGGGTTGTAGCGATTATTTCTCCGACCTCAGGTTGGTAGAACCCTTGCTCGTTATCAGCGACATACCCCTTGATAATTTCTGCGTCTGGATTCACGGCTTTGACCCCAGCGACGTAGCCGGCTTCAAATTCGTGTATTAATGGAACATCCGCTCCACCGAGGTAGCCAACCTTCCCAGTTTCCGTTTTTAACCCAGCGATCGCTCCAAGGAGAAACGTGCCTTCGTTCACTCTGTGCGTGAAAGAGACTACATTTGGAAGATCTACTGCGGCATCAAAAATGACGAATATAACCTCTGGAAACTCCGGTGCCACGCGTGAGATCGGATCTGCCATCTGGTAACCCGATGTAATGACTAAGTCTGATGTCTGAGCGGCTTCTTGAAGACGCGTGCCCCACGTCTCGGCGTTGCTTTCCATTTCGGTTATGTCAACACCGAGTCCCATTTTTGCTTTCTGGGCACCGTTAAAAAGCACATCACAGTAAGAAGAATCACCGAGACAATTTCCCGGATACACCACACTCACCCGAATCGACGCAGAATCTATCATCTCCGGTTGATCGGGTGGCCGCATATCCTGAATCTTCTCACAGCCACAGGTAAAAATTAATAAGATTACGATCCCTAAAAAGGTTGCGTTCTTCAATACATTCAAATAATTCATTCTATTCCTTTCAAAGCAGAAGACCCACAGTGTGTGTCATTATATTTCAAAGTTAGGACCCGCACAATTCGTCAGGAAACCGTTCCTGATAGGCGTGCTCAGTGCGTAAGTCCTGCCCAAATATTAGCACACCTTTGACCGTTACACTTAAAATATTAACGGCACGCGCTACGTGCCGTTACATATACAGGATGGATGGAAAATGAACAGAGAAAGGATATATTTCTTGACAGACATATTCTGCTATTTAAACACAGGCGTTAAGCAGATCTTCTCTCGTTAAGAAGCTGATGCCGGAGTAGCATGAGCTGCGATGCCTTTAATGTCTCTAAGGCGTACGTTCTACCTTGCAAATCGCTAAATTCAACTTCAAACACGCCGGACTCGTACTCCTCAACGATTGTACCGACTTGTCCTCGGTATAAATTGAGTGAAGGCATATTTTCTATTAACGCAACAGTATCGAGTAATTTCATTACGTTCTCCTTTACTCAAGAACATAGCAAGTCACCAATCGCGGAAAATTTTCATCATCCCGAACGATCCATGCGCTTCTGACCACTGCTGTTTGTCCTGAATGACTCATTTCAAAGTCAATAGCATATTTCTGGCCGTAAACATTACGTTTTGTAGGAATAGCCATATTCACATGCGCTGCATTTAATAGAGCAGTTTTCAAGACTTCAACGTCCTCTATTCCTAAATCTAAAGCGGATTTAAAAACTCTCGCTTTGTGTCGACCATCTCGATGTTCTGGGTTTAGGCAATAACTTGCCAGTTTATCAATGTCTATGATAGTTTGCTCAGGATGAGGAAGTTTCTGCATAGATTTTTTGACGCTAAATGAAGAGACTCCTGTTTGAAGTCTTTATAATAAAAAAGCAAAATGTGCTCGGGATTTCCGGCATCAAACGCAAAAAATGAAAAATTAAATAGCTTTCTCTGTGTCCAAAACACCTTGATTTTTCGCGCTGAATAAGGTATAATAATCATACGAATTCATAGCGGAGAACCGCTATATTTTGACATAAATATTATATCACATCGACTCTGAAAAATACACAAATTTCGGACAGAATGGACGGAGGGAACCCCGATGAACATTCTTCATGAACTCAATGAAAAACAGAGAGAAGCCGTAACACACAAAGATGGTCCGCTCCTCGTTATTGCCGGTCCCGGGACAGGGAAAACAAGAGTCATTACACACCGCATTGCTTATCTGATTCGCGAACACGGCATTAAGGCGGAGAACATCCTTGCGATCACCTTTACTAACAAAGCCGCACAAGAGATGCAGGAACGCGTCAACACCGAAATTGGCGAACCGCACGGTTCCAATATTAAAGTCAGTACCTTCCACGCATTTTGCGTTAAAGTGCTCCGAAAACATGCCCTGCGGATCGGATTAAGCGAAAACTTCACTATCTTCGATCAGGAACTCCAAGATGAGATTCTCACAGAAAGCGTCCGTGCGTTGAACCTCAACACCGATGATTATCCGCCATGGTTGCTGCGCAACATCATCAGTGATGCGAAAAGTAAATCAGAGAATCCGGTTGACGCAGTGGATGCCTCGAACACTCATGATCCGGAGACCACCGAAAATATCCGAAACGTCCTGCGAAACTATCAGGACAGACTCGCGGCATACGATGCTCTCGATTTCGACGATCTCCTTGTGAAAACTGTCGAGTTGTTTGAACAGGTGGAAGATGTTCAACAAGACTATCACAAAGCAATCGCTCATATCCTCGTTGACGAATTCCACGATGTGAACAGTGTGCAGTATCATCTACTCCAACTGCTCAGTGCACCGCCCGAACACAACCTTATGATAGTCGCTGACGAAGATCAGGCGATCTATAGTTGGCGGGGCTCGAATCCAGCGTATATTGACGACTTCAGAACTGCTTACAATCCGACAGAACTTGCTTTGGATGACCACTATCGGTGTAGCGAGAAGATTTTGCGGGCGGCGGAGGAAGTCATCTCCAGAAACACGGAACGACAGAGACAGCACACCCTCAGAACCCACAAAGACGCGGGACGCGACATCTTTCACTATACCTTTGACACACCTATAGCGGAAGCGCACGGCATTATTAACGTCATCCAGAATTTAGTAACGAAACGCAACTATTCCTATCGCGATATTGCCATTTTCTACCGGACACACAGACTCGCGGACGTTCTGGAAGAGCAGTTGCTACGAGAACATATCCAATTCCAGCGAATTCAACCGACAAACTCCTTCGCGGAAGGGAATAGTAAGGGTATTCTGGCATATCTCCGCTTCATTCAGTGGCAGCTCCCGCAAGATTTGGAAGCAGCAATTAATTTTCCTGAAACTTGCATCGACGACTTAACATGGGTGCGCCTGAAATGGCTCGCACAACGCGAAGATATTGCTTTTGTGGAACTCTTGAAAAATATCGAACGGTATCCACAGGATGTCGGTCCCTTAACACGCCGAAACGTTCGTCAATTCTGGACACAACTTGAGAGGTTATCAACCGAAATTGAAGACGAGCGGGTCGACAAAATTATCCCGAAACTCTTCGATACCTTGGAACAAACTCGGAGTCCGTATCGTGCTGAAGAACTGGAAATCATCGAAAAACACCCTGAGATGCCGAATCTGGTAACTGCACAAGATGTCCTCTACAGCGCGCTGAATCTTGGTGAACCGGTACAGATTACCGCCAGCCACGGGATTGACGAGTACTGTGCGGCACACATCATCTACCAGACGCTTGAAACCTACCTCAATCACACGCCACAACTCCGATTGTTACCACCTGAAGGAAACAGACCGAAATCGAACGAAAACGGGGTCCATCTGCTGATCGGCAATTTCGAGGAAATCGGAGAAAGTGCGCGGGATGCGAGGACACTCCTCATCGGCACAGCGGATATAGCACATACGGACGTGCTTCATTTGGATGGAGAAGGGATTCATAGCATCACGGCACTTAAACTCTGCCAACGTCTTGTGAATCGTTTTGAAACCCCAAACATGGCGGATATGGTCGTTTATGATTTGGAAACGACTGGGCTCAATCCGAAAACGGCAGAAATCGTTGAGATCGCGGCGCACCGTCTCAGCGCAATCGGAGATGAAGTCGAGCGGTATTATCGCTTAGTCAGACCGCCGGGGGGACACATTCCGCAGTCAGCGACGCGCATCCACAGAATTGATACAGAGACCGTCAAGAGTTCACCGGGCATTGAAATGGTGTTGCCTGAATTCCTCGGGTTCATCCAGAATAGAATTCTGATTGGACACAATGTAGCGGAATATGACAATCCCATTCTGGCACGAGACCTGAGAAGGTATTTGAAAACGGATTTATCGGCACCGCATTACGATACACTCGCCACAGCGCGTAGGCTTTTCCCACGACAACGCTGTAGCATGGGTGCGCTTGCCGAAAAATTTGAGATTGAACACGGACGTTTACATAGTGCCTTAGAGGACACCAGAGTCAATCGAGAGATATTTAAAGAACTCATCAGAATCGATGCTCACAAACGTGAGGCGAAATCGCTCCGTGAATTGCTACCCTTTGTTGGGCTCGGCATCCTTGCGAAAACTGAAGGGGTCGCTCCTCCAGAGGAGGCTTTAACGGAGACCGATACGTTCTTAAATGTCGCGAAACGCTTCGTGCAGACACACACCATCGTATCGCTGGAGAACCTACCGCTTGATCCCACAGAAGCGGCACAAGCGAGAGACCATATAGAAACGTTACAGGATGCCACCGTCCGCGAGTTCCCAGAAGACGCTGACTGGCGACAACGCCGAATTCAGTTCATGAACGCGGTCCTCCACTTCGAGTTGATTAGCGATGAGCATGGACTTATCAACTTCCTGGATTATCAGAAACTCCTCACCAATATCGACGAACTCGACGACAAAACTGAGCAGCTGACGTTAATGACCTTGCATGCGGCGAAAGGGACAGAATTTCCGGTCGTTATCATTATCGGTATGGAGGAGGGGAGTTTTCCGATGTGGCGGCAGAACATTACGGAAGCAGAACTTGAAGAGGAGCGTCGCCTTTTCTATGTGGGTATGACACGAGCGCAAGAGCAGCTTTACCTGAGTTCGGTCGTGTATCGTTTCGGGGATCGGGATCGGGCATCGTCGATGTTCGTTCGAGAGGTACCATCTAACTATGTCGTTAAATGGAGCCAATAGCGGGTGCACGGATTTTCAACATGCGGGGTTTGGATTGTTGGGTTTCGCTATGTTTATCTTCAAAAACGGTCATTGAAACCCGGACTTCTCTGTATAATTAACAGATTCTCGGTTTTTTACCGCTCTACCCAACCTACGTCTACTTTTTCATTATTCCTATTTATAGTTTGTATCAAATGACCCCATGAGTTACACTAAGAGTATGAGTTAATCTAACAGGTAGATGTATTAGCATCACCGACATTCTCCTCATGGAGGTCGATATGAATCGTAAGAAGGATACCGCCTACGGTATCAAACGCATCGAATCCAAGAACGCCAGATCAGCGATTATTCAGAAGATCGCAGCAGACTTTAATCTTATGCCTCTCATGGCAGAAGCCTACTATAAACAGATTTCGAGCTACTTCGCAGAACATGCGGACGTGAAACTGACTTCAGGGCAGATCTGTTATGAGGCCGTCGGTGCCGAAGAACCCGCAGGCACACACATCGTCTTAGCGAGAAAAGTTTCCTGTCGGTTGATGCTCAATGATGTCGAAACCGACTTCGAAGTCTTAGCGAACTACGGTCTGGCAGGTCTCAGGCGCCACCGCATCCTCCGATTGACGAAAGAAGCTTATGACCAAGACGCCTTGCTGAACTATGAGGATTTAGCCGTCTTATTAACCAGCTCGCCTTCGACGATGAGCTGAACGTCTGTGACGCTGTCGTCAGCGATTACGTCAATGAGTGGCAAAGAGCGAGTGGAGAAATCTTACCCACTCGGGGCAATATCCATGACTTATCGGGGGCGATTACCCACAAGAAAGAGATCATAACGCTCTATCTTCAAGGGTATCTCACCCCGACTATTGCTGCGAAAACCAAGCACTCCAAGGAGGCGGTTGACAGATACATCCGAGATGATGAGTCCGTGAAAGTCGTTCGTGCGGAACCACTGCCGATATTGACAACATCTCACAGATTACACGACTTTCAAAACGCGTTATCACGCAATATCTCGACCTCATTCCAGAACATCAACTCCAAACCCTTGATGCGAACTTAGCAAAACAGGAGCAGTTGACTTGAAAAATAGCGTTGACACCCCTATCCGTATTTGCTATACTTCAGACAAATGTGCCTTCAAGCACATCATCCCACTCATCAGCGATCGCTGGGAAGCTAATAGACATCAGCATCCCAGCGATCATGAGGTCATTTGATACTATTTCTGAATCAGCAGTTTTCGCGTTGCCGTGAAATCGCCTGCGGTAAGTGTATAGAAATAGACTCCACTTGCGACAGACTCACCCAAACTATTTCTGCCATCCCAATACGCGGCACGGCTACGGCTCTGATAGATCCCAGCAGGTGTATGCCCCAACGCCAATGTCCTCACCAATACCCCATTCACAGAATAGATACGTAGGGTAACCTCCGCAGGTTCGGAGAGCTGATACGGTATCCATGTCTCTGGATTGAATGGATTCGGATAGTTGGGAAGCAACGCTGTCTCTTCTGGAATCAGCAACGCTAAGAGGCTTTGAAGGTTAGCAATCCCCTCTCGGAAGGCTACAGAGCCATCATCTTCAATTTGTGCACGCTCTATCCATGCTTGTATCATCGCAGGATCCAATCCCTCTATGCCGTCCATAGCAAAAATTGAAGGGGCAGCACCGGGAGTTGACTCACCAAGATGTTGTGCTACCAAGATGAGGTCCAGGATGCTGATGGTGCCATCACCGTTTACGTCAACTGTGGAGTGGGACGGCACCTTTTTTCCTAACTGTTGGGCAATCAGGATCATATCCAAGATACTCACCTGTCCGTCGCGATTTACATCACCAGTGGCGAGTTGTCCCTCTACAACGAAGGTAACTTCATGGGGACCCGCGGAAATTAAATTGCCTGTGCTGGCACCGAACTGAACATTCTGTAACTTCAGTTGCGTCTCACTGCCTGCTTTTGCTGAGAACTGTATTGAGAGCAGCATGCCAGTGCCGGTGACCCCGCCTCCACTGAGCAGTGCTGAACTGAGTTTGGCAATTTTGCCTGTAGCGTTATCAATTGTGCCTTTCTGGAAGAAGGTGGATCCGCCTTTCGTCTTTAGGAAGTCGCCTTCGGTTACCTCAACGGCTTTAAGGACAGCAGGATCAAACGCAATATCAAATTGCCACCCCGCTAAATCGATGACATTTCTTGCACTGAGGTTGAGGGTAAATGTATCGCCAGCATGGATTTTGGGATTAGAGAAAGTATATCCGACACGGGGATTGTATACCTGATATTCGGTGCCAGGTTCAAATCCGAAAAAGAGAGACCATAGATCATAATGTGCCCTCAATTCGTCAATTCTTACCAACAATACATTTTTACCTTTTTGTAGCGTAATCGGAAAAAATGTGCGGTAACCAACATTGTGTGCGCCAAAGGCATAGTCTGTATAGTCTTCATGCACTAATTCGCCATTAAGATAGACTTTCTGCCCATTGCTGGCACCTATAAATATTTTCGTCTGCTGTCTTTTCGGGGAATACAACGTCATCGAACTGTAGACAACAAACAACTGCCCGTAAATATTGGGTTCAATAGTGCCTTGAGAGTCTAATAATCTTCTAAGGTTCGTATTATTACGTGTGAAGTTATTAGGATCATAAGGCTCAAGCATCCCACCTGACCATGTGCTGTTCCCTATGAGAGTGCTTTCCGAGGCACCGAATGCAGCAACTTGTTGTTCTGTAGACTTATTGTTGGATATTTTTGCTAAATAATCTGTCAGATGCCCATCTTTGTCTACTTTTATGGGCAAGGTCAGCCATAGCCAAGGCCCCTCAATATTTGGACCGCCTTGCGGAAAACCCGGGTTGCCAAACCAAGTGAATACTTCTACATTCTGGCGTATGCGATCCAGGGGTGAGAGATCGGAGATGTTATTCTCGTGAAGTTGTAAATTTTTTAAGTTACGCAGAGATGCAAGGGGCGAGACATCTACGATTCGGTTTTCATTGAGTATCAACGTTTGCAAATTAACCAATCCTGATAACGCAGAAATATCTGAAATCTCCGTATCAGACAGCGCAAGATGCTCCAAGTCCGTTAATCCCGACAAGGGTGAGAGATCGGATATGTGATCGGTGTGCGTAAGACCCAGCCATTTAAGTTTTTTTAGTCCTTTTAAGGGGGAGAGATCGGTTGCTTTGACATCATATAAGCGGAGTCTCGTTAGGTTCGTCAATCCTGCCAAGGGGGAGAGATCGGTAATATCAGGATGTACGGTGTCTAACTTTTGCAGATTTTTCAGTCCTGCTAAGGCGGCGAGACTTGTTATACGAGTTTCCGAAGCATTTATTACTTCAAGATCGCGCAATCCTGATAGAGGTGAAAGGTCGGCTACTTCAGTGTCCCGCAATTGTATTTCACGCAATTTTGTCAATGAGGCAAGTGCTGAGAGATCGGATAAAGGATTGTAACCGATAACTAATACTGTTAAATTCTTTGCAAACGCAAGCCCTGTCAAATCGCTAATGTTCTTGTTCTCCGCCCTCAACCTCTCCAATGTCGCCATCTCTTCTGCCGTAATCGGGGCATTGGGAGATTTGCCAAGAGCCTCTGCAATTGCAGTGCGAAGATTTACGTCAGGCAAGTGAACGGATTCGCTAGGAATGCGTTCCTCCCGAGAGACAACTGGCTTAACACCACTGCTGTCAGAGGAACTCAGCGCGACAACTATTTCACCGAAATTTGATGTCCACACATCCCGTTTCACACCCCCACTGCCACCTGTCAGCACTGCCAAGCCTAAATTTTTTAGACTGGCATTTTCGCGAACCTTTTCGAGGAAATCTATTGTCTCTAACCCTACCGAGGCAGCAAGCAGAGTGTGCCACATCAAGCGGTCTTTGAAATGCCTCGTGGAATCGCTGGACGGGTTCAATACCGCCGAATACATCCCCTGCTGCTTCAAGTGCCTGACGGTAACGATTGGTATCTTCATCTATAAAGGCATCCATCTTCACTTTCTCTACATACAACCTCAATGCCCGATCTTTATCATAGGGCGGATTTGGGTTCTGTTCAACGACACCC harbors:
- a CDS encoding BMP family ABC transporter substrate-binding protein — protein: MNYLNVLKNATFLGIVILLIFTCGCEKIQDMRPPDQPEMIDSASIRVSVVYPGNCLGDSSYCDVLFNGAQKAKMGLGVDITEMESNAETWGTRLQEAAQTSDLVITSGYQMADPISRVAPEFPEVIFVIFDAAVDLPNVVSFTHRVNEGTFLLGAIAGLKTETGKVGYLGGADVPLIHEFEAGYVAGVKAVNPDAEIIKGYVADNEQGFYQPEVGEIIATTQYGLGVDVIYTMADQSGFGAVEAAKLAEGRYVIWNYIDITDVAPGVVLSGLRVGIDDSVYNVIKEFAAGDLMAGVRSLGLAEDNVGYLLGEGNEDLLSEGLLEKVDALKAGIIAGEITVPVVP
- a CDS encoding phytanoyl-CoA dioxygenase family protein: MTDEEKFRFDLSGFLVRPAILERDEVEAIVEQIERIHHEPESLPPEHRAVPGGPANVLIDHPKVLDVLHEIIGPDVRLENCSSVWREKGQEHGGLHGGGPQQGDPIFGYRFNNGRIHAGMVRVVFELTDVTKKDGATHFIAGSHKSNFPMHSDHMSLEEGKRSPFLMSYECPAGSAIFFTENLCHAGPVWQREAPRVAVLNAYAHLATHWHRLKTPPEVLSALPREKQAYFREPWVADFRTSPATINTIDRFLNNDEPPVNTDTKP
- a CDS encoding UvrD-helicase domain-containing protein codes for the protein MNILHELNEKQREAVTHKDGPLLVIAGPGTGKTRVITHRIAYLIREHGIKAENILAITFTNKAAQEMQERVNTEIGEPHGSNIKVSTFHAFCVKVLRKHALRIGLSENFTIFDQELQDEILTESVRALNLNTDDYPPWLLRNIISDAKSKSENPVDAVDASNTHDPETTENIRNVLRNYQDRLAAYDALDFDDLLVKTVELFEQVEDVQQDYHKAIAHILVDEFHDVNSVQYHLLQLLSAPPEHNLMIVADEDQAIYSWRGSNPAYIDDFRTAYNPTELALDDHYRCSEKILRAAEEVISRNTERQRQHTLRTHKDAGRDIFHYTFDTPIAEAHGIINVIQNLVTKRNYSYRDIAIFYRTHRLADVLEEQLLREHIQFQRIQPTNSFAEGNSKGILAYLRFIQWQLPQDLEAAINFPETCIDDLTWVRLKWLAQREDIAFVELLKNIERYPQDVGPLTRRNVRQFWTQLERLSTEIEDERVDKIIPKLFDTLEQTRSPYRAEELEIIEKHPEMPNLVTAQDVLYSALNLGEPVQITASHGIDEYCAAHIIYQTLETYLNHTPQLRLLPPEGNRPKSNENGVHLLIGNFEEIGESARDARTLLIGTADIAHTDVLHLDGEGIHSITALKLCQRLVNRFETPNMADMVVYDLETTGLNPKTAEIVEIAAHRLSAIGDEVERYYRLVRPPGGHIPQSATRIHRIDTETVKSSPGIEMVLPEFLGFIQNRILIGHNVAEYDNPILARDLRRYLKTDLSAPHYDTLATARRLFPRQRCSMGALAEKFEIEHGRLHSALEDTRVNREIFKELIRIDAHKREAKSLRELLPFVGLGILAKTEGVAPPEEALTETDTFLNVAKRFVQTHTIVSLENLPLDPTEAAQARDHIETLQDATVREFPEDADWRQRRIQFMNAVLHFELISDEHGLINFLDYQKLLTNIDELDDKTEQLTLMTLHAAKGTEFPVVIIIGMEEGSFPMWRQNITEAELEEERRLFYVGMTRAQEQLYLSSVVYRFGDRDRASSMFVREVPSNYVVKWSQ
- a CDS encoding DUF1670 domain-containing protein, with product MNRKKDTAYGIKRIESKNARSAIIQKIAADFNLMPLMAEAYYKQISSYFAEHADVKLTSGQICYEAVGAEEPAGTHIVLARKVSCRLMLNDVETDFEVLANYGLAGLRRHRILRLTKEAYDQDALLNYEDLAVLLTSSPSTMS
- a CDS encoding DUF1670 domain-containing protein; this encodes MNQLAFDDELNVCDAVVSDYVNEWQRASGEILPTRGNIHDLSGAITHKKEIITLYLQGYLTPTIAAKTKHSKEAVDRYIRDDESVKVVRAEPLPILTTSHRLHDFQNALSRNISTSFQNINSKPLMRT
- a CDS encoding DUF4926 domain-containing protein, with the translated sequence MKLLDTVALIENMPSLNLYRGQVGTIVEEYESGVFEVEFSDLQGRTYALETLKASQLMLLRHQLLNERRSA
- a CDS encoding DUF1611 domain-containing protein, with the translated sequence MLKQLQPKSHRIVILAEGSFGILESKTATVLVRYLPENVVAVIDSENAGRDTSEIIEIGEGIPVVRDLAEAMQFAPTLLAIGIAPPGGELPHAWRAVLHEAIHNRLHIMSGLHQFLCEDGELSELAAAHDVLLWDARKPPADLPVATCKADAVDATVILTVGSDCRVGKMLSGIEVTRSARARGLDAEFCPTGQNGIMVWGWGIAIDAVVSDFTAGAAEQIVLEGAKDHSLLIVEGQGSLVHPGYSGVTLSLLHGSLPDAMIFCHQPSRDKVARYTVPLPSVPEMIAQYEAMAAPIKPAKVIGLALNCFDLSDTEARDAVRQAEAETGLPATDVVRFGADKLVDAVQAFHTEK